A single region of the Sorghum bicolor cultivar BTx623 chromosome 7, Sorghum_bicolor_NCBIv3, whole genome shotgun sequence genome encodes:
- the LOC110436760 gene encoding paired amphipathic helix protein Sin3b-like, with the protein MASSQARNPGLAAAVPPAGNGEPRVMTMDDYIEFTQSVKRTFGQAKYHEFFEVLQQIDSIGARAVYDRLKVLLREHPDLKRHFNMFMPTQYKLSLTDDVYQLEEELTDSLHGSVID; encoded by the exons ATGGCGTCGTCCCAAGCTCGCAACCC GGGGCTGGCCGCGGCGGTGCCACCGGCTGGAAATGGCGAGCCACGAGTGATGACGATGGACGACTACATCGAATTCACACAGAGCGTCAAGCGTACATTCGGCCAGGCGAAGTACCACGAGTTCTTCGAAGTCCTCCAACAAATCGACAG CATTGGAGCAAGAGCCGTCTACGACCGCTTGAAAGTTCTTCTCCGCGAGCACCCCGATCTCAAACGTCATTTCAATATGTTCATGCCCACACAGTACAAGCTGAGTCTCACGGACGACGTCTACCAGCTGGAAGAAGAGCTAACTGATAGCCTGCATGGAAGCGTGATTGACTGA